In Spinacia oleracea cultivar Varoflay chromosome 5, BTI_SOV_V1, whole genome shotgun sequence, a single window of DNA contains:
- the LOC130460817 gene encoding F-box protein SKIP23-like: MESINPKDHRKVSWSELPPDLLISVIERLDLRYDIFNLWRVCKTWRTTVSHTLVSENILSPLIPHCYPSGDATTTDLRVGMGSVIRIQSLVNPNLPPCLLTVIEITSGKLYIKSPLFHHVATRQQFNPYPHNLPKDFPHVLDLSRFHVSELSRFHILIYKIKSMLTIKYKVVLIKDPNCESRATINNYTLVEIVEMSQGQSLSATRFVANNVVEKHDVIFETKERIKMRDLVEFKGKIYAVDNVGILYSMDYHTLKMSKITKVDTFKSKKYLVVSSSSELYLVCRKRTRKVKSDNFSVFKLNEELKKWDKITSIGDDKILFVTFNGCYFVSTNDFPGWKGNCIVFHYDKYIRTLNKYVVGVFHLDSGDYGTLDSFPGYSNVLWPPPSWMWTDTCSSTGGD, translated from the coding sequence ATGGAATCCATAAACCCTAAAGATCACCGGAAAGTATCTTGGTCGGAATTACCACCGGACCTCTTAATATCCGTCATAGAACGCCTTGATCTCCGATATGATATCTTCAACCTCTGGCGAGTTTGTAAGACATGGAGGACAACAGTTTCTCATACCCTAGTCTCGGAAAATATCTTATCCCCTCTCATCCCACACTGTTACCCCTCCGGTGATGCAACGACAACCGACTTAAGAGTGGGTATGGGTTCGGTTATCCGAATTCAATCCCTTGTCAACCCGAATCTACCACCGTGTTTATTAACCGTTATTGAAATTACTTCTGGTAAGCTCTACATCAAATCTCCCCTTTTCCACCATGTTGCCACCAGACAACAATTCAATCCGTATCCTCACAATCTCCCCAAAGATTTCCCACACGTTTTGGATCTCTCCCGTTTTCATGTATCGGAATTGAGTCGGTTCCATATTTTGATATATAAAATCAAGTCTATGCTAACCATCAAGTATAAGGTGGTACTAATTAAGGATCCGAATTGTGAAAGTCGGGCTACGATTAATAACTACACTCTTGTGGAGATTGTGGAGATGTCTCAAGGCCAATCCTTGTCAGCAACAAGGTTTGTTGCAAATAATGTCGTAGAAAAACATGATGTTATTTTCGAGACGAAAGAAAGGATAAAGATGCGTGACTTGGTCGAATTCAAAGGGAAGATTTATGCAGTTGATAACGTTGGTATTTTGTATTCGATGGATTATCATACGTTAAAGATGTCAAAGATTACAAAAGTTGACACCTTTAAAAGTAAGAAATATTTAGTTGTATCATCATCAAGTGAGTTATATTTAGTTTGTAGAAAACGGACGAGAAAGGTTAAATCTGATAATTTTTCGGTGTTTAAGCTGAACGAGGAGTTAAAGAAATGGGATAAGATTACAAGTATAGGTGATGATAAGATATTGTTTGTTACTTTTAATGGTTGTTACTTCGTCTCGACCAATGATTTTCCGggatggaaagggaattgtattGTATTCCATTATGATAAGTATATTCGTACTTTGAACAAATATGTTGTTGGTGTTTTTCACCTTGACAGTGGTGATTATGGAACCCTAGACTCTTTTCCGGGTTATTCTAACGTG
- the LOC110805059 gene encoding uncharacterized protein, whose protein sequence is MEKERDLTMTMEDLAALGADMLYVPGMIVGGGNSGGGGSGSGGITTFKQLKEKSTFVPDLTNSRSYDCLLRNQMRHFYWNQIQKFGGLEGLLGKNLVVFQLVLVDEGRDLQMKLYHDVSKQNPEDPNVAECSRNLFKAHIPHLLQCLQDSKRWVYSRSLVIKEYNRALLDDTLLKLLSHDPVGGLKDIAFDVPFGTPDSEVDKQLYDLMKNPVKEYKDTPMPLGIHCTEVLMFLAGDFALDDAGGLNSRNAVLKLLRYLNTEDGMQKIYGFDEMVAGCPKVSPEKIKSLKDVHLTT, encoded by the exons ATGGAAAAAGAGAGAGACCTGACGATGACGATGGAGGACCTCGCGGCTCTCGGCGCCGATATGTTATACGTGCCGGGGATGATAGTCGGAGGCGGAAACAGCGGAGGCGGCGGCAGCGGCAGCGGCGGCATCACAACTTTCAAGCAACTGAAAGAGAAAAGCACGTTTGTTCCCGACCTAACAAACTCCAGGTCGTACGACTGCTTGTTGAGGAACCAGATGAGACATTTCTACTGGAACCAAATCCAGAAGTTTGGGGGTTTGGAAGGTCTTCTTGGCAAGAATTTGGTCGTTTTTCAG CTTGTCTTGGTTGATGAAGGTAGAGACCTGCAAATGAAGCTGTATCATGACGTTTCCAAACAGAATCCAGAGGATCCCAATGTTGCTGAATGTTCTAGAAACTTGTTTAAAG CTCATATTCCGCATTTGCTGCAATGCCTCCAAGATTCCAAACGCTGGGTGTACTCTCGCTCCTTG GTGATCAAAGAGTATAACAGGGCCTTGCTCGATGATACACTTCTGAAGCTCCTCTCCCATGACCCTGTTGGTGGCCTTAAAGACATAGCATTTGATGTCCCATTCGGTACTCCTGACTCTGAG GTTGATAAACAGTTGTATGACTTGATGAAAAATCCAGTGAAGGAGTACAAAGATACACCCATGCCACTTGGAATTCATTGTACTGAG GTCTTGATGTTTCTTGCTGGAGATTTTGCTCTCGATGATGCTGGAGGCTTGAACAGTCGTAATGCAGTTCTGAAACTCTTGCGTTATCTGAATACTGAGGATGGAATGCAGAAAATATAT GGGTTTGATGAGATGGTTGCTGGTTGCCCCAAAGTGAGCCCTGAGAAGATAAAGTCGCTGAAAGACGTGCATTTGACTACTTGA